A window of Chitinophaga sp. MM2321 contains these coding sequences:
- a CDS encoding FCD domain-containing protein, with translation MPKTSISKLQPIVTLTQVDKIEKALQEYFRKENFLPGDAIPKEMELAAAMGVSRTAIREAISRFKTLGIIDSRKNRGMIIARPDVFNNMQRVLDSQLLDGDTMQEIFEMRLVLEMGICDLLFLRKTDESLEKLQEIVNKEEKTKNKIERLKYDVEFHSMLYKISGNTTIQRFQKMLLPIFDYVDNGLHVPKVEYPTYVSHKTLLETLRNGTPELFRNKMRLHLINYFEKVK, from the coding sequence ATGCCGAAGACTTCAATATCTAAACTGCAACCGATTGTCACACTGACCCAGGTAGACAAAATTGAAAAAGCACTCCAGGAATACTTCCGGAAAGAAAATTTTCTGCCGGGAGATGCTATTCCCAAGGAAATGGAACTTGCAGCAGCAATGGGTGTAAGTCGCACCGCTATCCGAGAAGCCATTTCAAGATTTAAAACCCTGGGGATTATCGATTCCCGGAAAAACAGGGGTATGATTATAGCCCGTCCTGATGTATTTAATAATATGCAAAGAGTTTTAGACTCTCAGTTGTTAGATGGAGATACCATGCAGGAAATTTTTGAAATGCGACTTGTACTTGAAATGGGTATATGCGACCTGCTTTTTTTACGAAAAACAGATGAGAGCCTGGAAAAGCTGCAGGAGATCGTAAACAAGGAAGAGAAAACAAAAAACAAAATTGAACGCCTGAAATATGACGTTGAGTTCCACTCCATGTTATATAAGATATCAGGCAACACCACTATTCAGCGTTTCCAGAAAATGTTATTACCCATATTTGATTACGTGGATAACGGGCTGCATGTTCCCAAGGTAGAATACCCTACCTACGTATCACACAAAACCCTTTTAGAAACATTAAGGAATGGTACACCGGAATTATTCAGGAATAAAATGAGACTACACCTGATCAATTATTTTGAAAAAGTAAAATAA
- a CDS encoding TonB-dependent receptor: MKIFLITPSTYRLMWLRKKFNGKSFLVLLALQLFCCAAFAQRTISGLVTDQEGKPLQGTSVSLKGTSMATATDAKGNYTISTPGESGVLVFSFIGFLKQEIAFTRNTAINVEMQADRTSLSGVVVVGYGTQSRDLVTTSISKLDSNVLKNIPYSNPAYALQGTLPGVRVTSRSGQPGAAPMVVLRGGTSLDPNTSYPLYIIDGVISPDLTGINSTDIESMQVLKDAASTAIYGARGSNGVIIITTKSGHKGRSVINYNYSLSFSKYKSVMEMLSARDFIYYNRLGLKAAAVKTPAFEGILSSASSAGTGNDLTNNTFYTTQYLTPENEHKLNEGWESMQDPIDPTKTIIFKGTDWRDVMFRTAVSHDHNISASGGTDKATYSLSLGYLNNSGVTIQTGYKRLSLNTKGDVKVRDNVKIFSRVMYISDESKGVSDESNIFGRMMQVAPTVKFAFEDGTLSQGPNGNKGNPLYRTNIINSSGTMVKSTFTVGGEWKILPNLTFTPQVSLLTRTIDSRSFTKSNMNGLSLDETRSASEGVRGYKQQGADAVFAYNKSFKNVHNLDVTAGYSYLKTEESRLSAAGRGAATDLIPTLNASAIPVGVSSSRDYFTYMGFFSRVNYNYKQKYLFSLNSRYDASSNLGNDYKWGFFPGISAGWNLHHEDFWQSIAPTISQLKLRGSYGVNGNVNGIGAYQAQGSYSGGALYGGRGGIVNTGLANAQLKWEQTKTLDLGLDLGLIDNRIGFTFDIFRKITDNLLSTRTLPQSTGFGGVLTNLGSVQNKGMELSLNLQVFPSSSAFQWNAAINGAIVKNKILKLPDNGALYNRIGGEYVWDPKTNDYAWLGGLQEGQTMGDVYGYKQIGLYQTDAEAAAGPYDVLQETVDKTKFGGDVKWFDADKNDTIDTRDRVYMGNYYPTWTGGLVNSFSYKGFSLTIRFDFAIGQTIYNYMRATTTGQFAGDLGLSSYAGQSWLKEGDQTNIPRLYYGDYQANLSRGSSLMYEKGDYLALRELSLSYELPARLLQQIKISNLRFNLSGHNLHYFTNYKGINPENGGTDNGSYPISADIIFGASVSF, translated from the coding sequence ATGAAAATTTTTCTGATAACGCCATCAACTTACAGGTTGATGTGGCTGCGTAAAAAATTTAACGGGAAGTCCTTCCTGGTTTTGCTGGCGCTTCAGCTGTTTTGTTGTGCTGCTTTTGCACAAAGAACTATTTCAGGACTGGTAACTGACCAGGAAGGGAAACCCTTACAGGGCACCTCTGTCAGCCTGAAAGGAACATCAATGGCAACAGCTACCGATGCCAAAGGAAATTATACCATCAGCACACCCGGGGAATCAGGTGTACTCGTTTTTTCTTTTATCGGTTTTCTTAAACAGGAAATAGCTTTTACCCGGAACACGGCTATCAATGTTGAAATGCAAGCCGATCGTACCAGTCTAAGCGGTGTAGTGGTCGTAGGTTATGGAACGCAATCGCGCGATCTGGTGACGACCTCCATTTCCAAGTTAGACTCCAACGTGTTAAAGAACATCCCTTACAGCAACCCTGCTTACGCCTTGCAGGGTACCTTACCAGGTGTGCGCGTTACTTCCAGATCTGGCCAGCCTGGTGCTGCGCCCATGGTGGTGTTACGCGGTGGTACCTCACTGGACCCAAACACCTCGTATCCTTTATATATTATTGATGGGGTGATCTCCCCCGATTTAACTGGTATCAACTCCACAGACATTGAATCCATGCAGGTATTAAAAGATGCGGCGTCCACTGCTATCTACGGTGCCAGGGGTTCAAACGGCGTTATTATTATTACAACAAAGTCGGGGCATAAAGGCAGATCCGTTATTAACTATAACTACAGCTTATCCTTTTCAAAGTATAAATCTGTTATGGAGATGTTGTCTGCCAGAGATTTTATTTACTACAACAGGCTGGGACTTAAAGCCGCCGCAGTCAAAACCCCGGCCTTCGAAGGTATTCTATCCAGTGCTTCCAGCGCAGGAACCGGAAATGACCTCACCAATAATACTTTCTACACTACCCAATACCTTACGCCGGAAAATGAACACAAACTGAATGAAGGTTGGGAAAGTATGCAGGACCCCATTGACCCTACTAAAACCATCATTTTTAAAGGTACGGACTGGCGCGATGTGATGTTCAGAACAGCGGTTTCGCATGACCATAATATTTCTGCTTCCGGTGGTACAGATAAAGCCACCTACAGCCTGTCTCTCGGATACCTGAATAATTCCGGCGTTACTATTCAAACAGGCTACAAACGCTTATCATTGAATACAAAAGGCGATGTCAAAGTGAGAGACAATGTGAAAATTTTCTCCCGCGTAATGTATATTTCTGATGAATCAAAAGGTGTTTCTGATGAGTCCAATATATTTGGCAGGATGATGCAGGTAGCACCTACTGTAAAATTTGCATTTGAAGACGGTACCCTGTCGCAAGGACCAAATGGTAATAAAGGCAACCCGTTATATCGCACAAATATTATCAATAGCAGCGGTACCATGGTTAAATCTACCTTCACCGTTGGCGGTGAGTGGAAGATCCTGCCTAACCTCACTTTTACGCCGCAAGTGTCTCTCCTCACGAGAACAATTGATTCCAGAAGCTTTACAAAATCAAATATGAACGGGCTTAGCCTGGATGAAACCCGCAGCGCATCGGAAGGTGTGAGAGGATACAAACAGCAGGGTGCAGATGCGGTATTTGCTTATAATAAATCCTTTAAAAATGTGCACAACCTGGATGTAACCGCTGGTTATTCTTACCTGAAAACGGAAGAATCAAGGTTAAGTGCAGCAGGTAGAGGTGCCGCTACAGATCTGATTCCTACATTGAATGCTTCTGCTATTCCGGTAGGTGTAAGCAGTTCCAGGGACTATTTTACTTACATGGGCTTTTTCAGCAGGGTGAACTATAACTACAAACAGAAATACCTGTTCTCCCTGAATTCACGCTACGATGCTTCTTCCAATCTGGGTAATGATTATAAATGGGGTTTCTTCCCGGGGATATCTGCCGGCTGGAACCTGCACCACGAAGATTTCTGGCAATCCATCGCGCCAACTATTTCTCAACTGAAATTAAGAGGTAGCTATGGGGTGAATGGTAATGTGAACGGCATTGGTGCTTATCAGGCCCAGGGCTCTTATAGTGGTGGCGCTCTCTATGGTGGGCGAGGTGGTATCGTTAATACAGGACTAGCCAATGCACAGCTGAAATGGGAACAAACCAAAACATTGGATCTGGGTCTTGACCTGGGCCTGATCGATAACAGGATTGGTTTTACTTTCGACATCTTCAGAAAGATAACAGATAACCTGCTGTCTACCCGCACATTGCCGCAATCAACCGGCTTTGGCGGTGTACTGACTAATTTAGGCTCCGTACAAAACAAAGGAATGGAATTGTCTTTAAATCTCCAGGTTTTCCCTTCTTCCAGTGCTTTCCAGTGGAACGCCGCAATAAATGGCGCTATTGTTAAAAATAAAATCCTGAAACTGCCTGATAACGGCGCCCTGTATAACAGGATCGGCGGAGAATATGTATGGGACCCTAAAACCAATGATTATGCCTGGTTAGGTGGTTTACAGGAAGGTCAGACTATGGGCGATGTATACGGCTACAAACAGATCGGTCTCTATCAAACGGATGCAGAAGCAGCAGCCGGTCCTTATGATGTACTACAGGAAACCGTTGATAAAACAAAATTTGGTGGTGATGTGAAATGGTTCGATGCAGACAAAAATGATACCATCGATACAAGAGATCGCGTGTACATGGGGAATTATTATCCTACATGGACAGGTGGTCTTGTCAATTCATTTTCTTACAAAGGATTTTCACTGACCATACGTTTTGATTTTGCTATTGGTCAAACGATCTACAATTACATGAGAGCTACTACAACAGGTCAGTTCGCCGGTGATCTGGGCTTGTCTTCCTATGCAGGTCAGTCCTGGTTGAAAGAAGGCGACCAGACAAATATTCCAAGACTGTACTATGGCGATTATCAGGCGAATCTGAGCAGGGGAAGTTCACTCATGTATGAAAAGGGTGATTACCTGGCACTGAGAGAATTGTCGCTCTCTTATGAACTCCCAGCCAGGTTATTGCAACAAATAAAAATTAGTAATCTGAGATTTAATCTCTCTGGTCATAATCTTCATTATTTCACTAATTATAAAGGAATAAATCCTGAAAATGGAGGTACAGATAATGGCTCCTATCCAATTTCCGCAGATATCATATTCGGAGCCTCGGTTTCTTTTTAA
- a CDS encoding penicillin acylase family protein: MRIIPAVITAAITLSLTYAFSTKLGQIPPLGKLLSPQTGFWQNAEAIGEHPHEKMVLPGLTGKAEVWFDDRMVPHVFADNDADAYYVQGYITARDRLWQMELQAMAAAGRLSEILGPTMVTYDRTKRREGMVYGAELTVKAMEADPATKTALTAYAAGVNAFISTLTPATLPVEYKILDYKPEKWDVIKSALLLKYMASDLAGFCNDLEYTNARRLFSMQDFNLMYPDFQDTLDPIIPRGTPYAVASVKAVAPPDSLLAVDAAFMKFKMDKPNPENGSNNWAVAGSKTRSGAPILCSDPHLGLSLPSLWYEVQIHTPEMNVYGASLPGAPGVIIGFNDHIAWGVTNGEEDVKDYYRMQFRNGRQEYLFNGSYRPATLRVEDIKVRGGATVHDTVAYTVWGPVVFDNTFPEKVSGQQFLAMHWKALDPSNELLTFYKLNKARNYDEYLDALQHYTCPAQNFVFAAKSGDIAIWHNGQFPVRWKDQGKWIMPGSDSTYAWQGYIPHGELPNIKNPARGFVSSANQRPTDNTYPYPLYGQFDLFRGERINNRLSEMSQITPQDMMALQNDDKNLFAAAAMPLLRKHLDTLALTPAQKPYWELLSSWDFIATADSKAANIFNTFWSHLEDTIWQDELRPQDTTILAYPQSTTTLQLLLRDTAVHFIDNIHTPEKETLSQLVQGAFATSVKELAEQNKAGNLELGKARGTDIRHLTRALPAFSAMNLHTGGGRNIVNATQKTHGPSWRMVVELSDKTEAYGIYPGGQSGNPGSPYYDNAVNDWVSGKYYLLHIFDLQEKDDPVIRYKMVFTGK; encoded by the coding sequence ATGAGAATCATCCCCGCTGTTATCACCGCTGCTATCACATTATCGCTCACCTACGCGTTCAGTACCAAATTAGGACAGATTCCTCCGTTGGGAAAGCTGTTAAGTCCGCAGACCGGCTTCTGGCAAAATGCAGAAGCTATCGGAGAGCATCCGCATGAGAAAATGGTGTTGCCGGGGCTTACCGGCAAAGCAGAGGTATGGTTTGATGACCGGATGGTACCACATGTATTTGCAGATAATGATGCAGACGCCTACTATGTACAAGGCTATATTACCGCGCGTGACCGTCTCTGGCAAATGGAGCTACAAGCGATGGCAGCAGCCGGCCGCTTGTCGGAGATCCTCGGTCCCACTATGGTGACGTATGACCGTACCAAACGAAGAGAAGGCATGGTATATGGCGCCGAGCTGACAGTAAAAGCCATGGAAGCCGATCCCGCCACCAAAACGGCGCTGACAGCCTATGCAGCCGGTGTAAATGCATTCATCAGCACACTTACGCCTGCTACCTTACCCGTTGAATATAAAATACTGGATTATAAACCGGAAAAATGGGATGTGATCAAATCCGCGCTGCTGTTGAAATACATGGCCAGCGATCTGGCAGGATTCTGCAATGACCTCGAATACACCAATGCACGCCGCCTGTTTTCCATGCAGGATTTCAACCTGATGTACCCCGATTTCCAGGACACACTGGACCCTATCATTCCACGCGGCACCCCTTACGCCGTCGCCTCTGTAAAAGCAGTAGCGCCACCGGACAGCCTGCTGGCAGTGGATGCAGCGTTCATGAAATTCAAAATGGATAAGCCCAACCCGGAAAACGGGAGTAACAACTGGGCTGTAGCCGGCAGCAAAACCAGGTCCGGCGCTCCTATTCTCTGCAGCGATCCGCACCTGGGGCTCAGTCTCCCTTCACTGTGGTACGAAGTGCAGATTCATACCCCGGAGATGAACGTGTATGGCGCCTCCCTACCAGGTGCACCCGGCGTAATCATCGGCTTCAATGATCATATCGCATGGGGAGTTACCAATGGCGAAGAGGATGTAAAAGATTACTACCGCATGCAGTTCCGCAACGGCAGGCAGGAATACCTGTTTAACGGCAGCTATCGCCCGGCCACCCTGCGGGTAGAAGATATTAAAGTAAGAGGAGGTGCGACTGTTCATGACACCGTTGCCTACACTGTTTGGGGCCCGGTGGTTTTTGACAATACTTTCCCCGAAAAGGTAAGCGGACAACAATTCTTAGCCATGCACTGGAAAGCATTGGACCCTTCCAATGAGCTGCTTACGTTTTATAAACTGAATAAAGCCCGTAACTACGATGAATACCTCGATGCCCTGCAACATTATACCTGTCCTGCCCAGAACTTTGTTTTTGCCGCCAAAAGCGGTGATATCGCGATCTGGCATAATGGCCAGTTCCCGGTAAGATGGAAAGATCAGGGCAAATGGATCATGCCTGGCAGCGATAGCACCTACGCCTGGCAGGGCTACATCCCGCATGGCGAGCTACCCAATATCAAAAACCCGGCACGAGGCTTTGTAAGCTCCGCCAATCAACGGCCTACAGACAATACTTATCCATATCCACTGTATGGTCAGTTCGATCTTTTCCGGGGAGAGCGCATCAACAACAGGTTATCGGAGATGAGTCAGATTACACCGCAGGATATGATGGCTTTGCAGAATGATGACAAGAACCTGTTTGCCGCCGCCGCCATGCCCCTGCTGAGAAAGCACCTGGACACCCTTGCACTCACACCCGCGCAGAAGCCTTACTGGGAACTACTTTCCAGCTGGGACTTTATAGCCACTGCCGACAGCAAAGCAGCTAATATCTTTAATACTTTCTGGTCACACTTAGAAGATACGATCTGGCAGGATGAGCTAAGGCCGCAGGATACTACCATCCTAGCTTATCCGCAATCCACCACTACGCTGCAGCTGCTGTTGCGCGATACAGCTGTTCACTTTATTGATAACATTCATACACCAGAGAAAGAAACGTTGTCACAATTGGTACAGGGCGCTTTTGCTACCAGCGTAAAAGAACTGGCAGAGCAGAATAAAGCCGGCAACCTGGAGCTGGGCAAGGCACGCGGCACAGATATCCGTCACCTTACACGCGCCCTCCCTGCTTTCAGTGCCATGAACCTGCATACCGGCGGTGGCAGGAACATCGTAAATGCCACGCAGAAAACGCATGGTCCTTCCTGGCGCATGGTAGTAGAACTCAGTGATAAAACAGAAGCATATGGTATTTATCCCGGCGGACAAAGCGGTAATCCCGGAAGTCCGTACTACGATAATGCGGTGAATGATTGGGTTTCCGGTAAATATTATCTACTCCATATTTTTGATCTGCAGGAAAAAGATGACCCTGTAATCCGCTACAAGATGGTATTTACAGGGAAGTAA
- a CDS encoding helix-turn-helix transcriptional regulator, protein MATDRYSEELTKLGEHIRKLRKERKLTQLDLEVRSGIDNGDISRIENGQKNIEFHSIVKLAIALDVELHQFFPKK, encoded by the coding sequence ATGGCTACAGATAGATATTCAGAAGAACTTACTAAACTCGGTGAACATATTCGTAAATTAAGAAAGGAGCGCAAATTAACGCAGCTTGATCTTGAAGTAAGATCGGGAATCGACAATGGTGATATTAGCCGGATTGAGAATGGACAAAAGAACATAGAATTTCATTCCATTGTGAAATTAGCTATTGCACTTGACGTAGAACTACACCAATTTTTCCCGAAAAAATGA